One Microbacterium sp. zg-B96 genomic region harbors:
- a CDS encoding ABC transporter permease has protein sequence MLRYIASRALFAAGVVAGVLALLFVLIRLVPGDPVTAVLGGEATDFQIQQVREQLGLDKPMIVQLFLYGLAVLQLDFGNSIVSGMGAIDLVIQRAPTTATLAAVSMALALALSFPLGILSSRKPGGTLDRAVSLFVLLGQSLPSFWFGTMLILIFSRNLGLLPSFGISDWRSYILPAVTLAVPVASVLTRMVRSGLLEVTQEDYIRTARSKGLRSGLIVRDHEVRNMLIPVLTLASLQFGHLLGGAIVVESVFSIPGVGRVLVQGLLDRDYPVVQAAVFFIAVAIVLLNLLVDVAYGVIDPRASVVGKK, from the coding sequence ATGTTGCGATATATAGCGAGCCGAGCACTGTTCGCCGCCGGCGTGGTAGCCGGCGTCCTGGCACTGCTCTTCGTGCTCATCAGACTTGTGCCCGGCGACCCGGTCACTGCTGTTCTTGGTGGCGAAGCCACCGACTTCCAAATTCAACAGGTGCGGGAGCAATTGGGCCTCGATAAGCCCATGATCGTGCAGCTGTTCTTGTACGGCCTTGCCGTGCTGCAGTTGGACTTCGGCAATTCGATCGTGTCGGGTATGGGGGCGATAGATCTTGTGATCCAGCGCGCCCCCACCACGGCAACGCTCGCGGCCGTGTCTATGGCGCTGGCGCTGGCGCTCAGCTTCCCGCTCGGAATTCTCTCCAGCCGCAAGCCCGGCGGGACGCTGGACCGGGCCGTGTCGCTCTTCGTGCTGCTCGGTCAGTCGCTGCCGTCCTTCTGGTTCGGCACCATGCTGATCCTGATCTTCTCGAGGAACCTCGGGCTGCTACCGAGCTTCGGTATCTCGGACTGGCGTTCGTACATCCTTCCTGCGGTGACACTTGCGGTGCCGGTGGCGAGTGTGCTCACCCGAATGGTGCGCAGTGGCCTGCTGGAAGTAACGCAGGAGGACTACATCCGCACGGCACGCTCCAAGGGGCTTCGCTCGGGGCTGATCGTGCGCGATCACGAGGTGCGCAACATGCTCATCCCCGTGCTGACCCTGGCCTCGCTGCAGTTCGGGCACCTGCTCGGTGGCGCGATCGTTGTGGAGTCGGTGTTCTCGATCCCGGGCGTCGGCCGCGTGCTGGTGCAGGGGTTGCTGGATCGTGACTACCCGGTGGTGCAGGCAGCGGTGTTCTTCATCGCCGTCGCCATCGTCCTGCTGAACCTGCTGGTGGATGTGGCCTACGGCGTCATCGACCCCCGAGCGAGTGTGGTGGGAAAGAAATGA
- a CDS encoding SDR family NAD(P)-dependent oxidoreductase: MLDGSAEPHQEGSPMQLSQGSAIVVGGAGGFGSATVRRLINAGGYVVVADFDEERGTELAEKLGERAIFVKTDVTSDESIDNLVARAVELAPLRAAVIVHGGKPAAHRLVNRDGETYPVSTFSRTLDVFLTGTFRVLSKAAQAMAKNEPLESGQRGVIITTASIAAYEGRTGQTDYSAAKGGIIGMNLTAARDLAPVGVRVMCISPGVVKTPLWRNSTEEQMMQRFPIPNPKRPGYPDEYAALAEHIIANDYLNGEVIRLDAALRM, encoded by the coding sequence ATGCTCGACGGCTCTGCGGAGCCGCACCAGGAAGGAAGTCCCATGCAGTTGAGTCAAGGGTCAGCAATCGTCGTCGGCGGTGCGGGCGGGTTCGGATCGGCAACGGTTCGCCGACTCATCAACGCCGGCGGATACGTGGTGGTGGCCGACTTCGACGAGGAGCGCGGGACTGAACTCGCAGAGAAACTGGGCGAGCGCGCGATCTTTGTGAAGACCGACGTAACCAGTGATGAGTCCATTGACAACCTCGTCGCTCGTGCTGTCGAACTGGCCCCGCTTCGTGCGGCCGTGATCGTGCACGGCGGTAAGCCCGCTGCGCATCGCTTGGTGAACCGGGACGGGGAAACGTATCCCGTGAGCACCTTCTCTCGGACGTTGGACGTGTTCCTTACGGGCACCTTCCGTGTGCTTTCCAAAGCGGCGCAGGCGATGGCTAAGAACGAGCCCCTCGAGTCGGGTCAGCGAGGCGTCATCATCACGACGGCGAGTATCGCCGCTTACGAGGGACGCACCGGGCAGACCGACTACTCCGCAGCAAAGGGCGGAATCATCGGGATGAACCTCACCGCTGCACGCGATCTGGCACCGGTGGGGGTGCGTGTGATGTGCATTTCTCCGGGTGTCGTCAAGACGCCGCTGTGGCGCAACTCCACCGAGGAGCAGATGATGCAGCGTTTCCCGATCCCCAACCCGAAGCGTCCCGGCTACCCCGACGAGTACGCGGCGCTCGCCGAGCACATCATCGCCAACGACTACCTGAACGGCGAAGTGATCCGCCTGGACGCGGCGCTTCGCATGTAA
- a CDS encoding ABC transporter substrate-binding protein, producing the protein MKHLGRGGRSRLFAGVKFAGVSVVVAALLAGCAGGGPAEPAASTPEGPQELRVALSALPTLNVMGATGAAYGSTITVATQLFDTLVVETADGEYAPSLATEWETAGDTWTFTLRDDAVFHDGTPVTAADAKASLELIIANKGTLANLFSGVASINAPDETTLEIVTSRPTPDLIPNLTRIYVGPGDRIADEAFWAAPVGSGPFQFESYSQGDRVVLTGNEDYWGGAPELDRLELIQMLEAAPKVTALEAGDIDVLWNIPVDLTGRLKTNPDVVYDSVPSYNYYFMWFNNSREPFTDPLVRQALAEAVDVDSIVKNVLGELGSPAVSAIPATIPGAGENEDIPFDPENAKKLLAEAGFPDGFSTTMEMNPGMGMSIDLIARAMISDWAKIGVTVELLEKEAAVFNEDFRNNNYDLHIQPNQVITGDAAYGTDRLYNCERVAASINHCYEELDKLIKEARVEMDPAERSAIFEEANQFLWENYVGIYPADVNYDYAVRTNVQGFVMPPSATPRFDQVYLAG; encoded by the coding sequence ATGAAGCATCTTGGTCGTGGTGGGCGTTCGCGTTTGTTTGCGGGTGTGAAGTTTGCGGGTGTGAGTGTCGTGGTTGCGGCGTTGCTCGCGGGTTGTGCGGGGGGTGGGCCGGCGGAGCCGGCTGCTTCGACGCCGGAGGGCCCGCAGGAGTTGCGTGTTGCGTTGTCGGCGTTGCCGACGTTGAACGTGATGGGCGCGACGGGCGCGGCTTATGGGTCGACGATCACGGTCGCGACGCAGTTGTTTGACACGCTGGTTGTCGAGACGGCGGATGGCGAGTATGCGCCGAGCCTGGCGACGGAGTGGGAGACCGCCGGCGACACGTGGACGTTCACGTTGCGTGATGACGCGGTGTTCCATGATGGGACGCCGGTGACGGCTGCGGACGCGAAGGCGTCGCTGGAGCTGATTATTGCGAACAAGGGAACGTTGGCGAACTTGTTCTCGGGTGTCGCGTCGATCAACGCCCCGGATGAGACGACGTTGGAGATTGTCACGTCGCGTCCGACGCCGGATCTGATTCCGAACCTGACACGTATTTATGTGGGTCCGGGCGATCGTATTGCGGATGAGGCGTTCTGGGCGGCCCCGGTGGGTTCGGGTCCGTTCCAGTTCGAGTCCTACTCGCAGGGTGACCGGGTTGTGTTGACCGGTAACGAGGATTACTGGGGTGGTGCTCCGGAGCTGGATCGTCTGGAGCTGATCCAGATGCTGGAAGCGGCTCCGAAGGTCACTGCTTTGGAAGCGGGCGACATTGATGTGTTGTGGAACATTCCGGTGGACTTGACGGGTCGTTTGAAGACGAACCCGGATGTGGTTTATGACTCGGTCCCGAGCTATAACTACTACTTCATGTGGTTCAACAACAGTCGTGAGCCGTTCACGGACCCGCTGGTGCGTCAGGCGCTGGCTGAGGCTGTGGATGTCGACTCGATTGTGAAGAACGTGCTTGGCGAGTTGGGTAGCCCTGCGGTGTCGGCGATTCCTGCGACGATCCCGGGTGCGGGTGAGAACGAGGACATCCCGTTTGACCCGGAGAACGCGAAGAAGCTGCTCGCTGAGGCGGGGTTCCCGGATGGTTTCTCCACCACGATGGAGATGAACCCGGGTATGGGTATGAGCATTGATCTGATTGCTCGGGCGATGATCTCGGACTGGGCGAAGATCGGTGTCACGGTGGAGCTGTTGGAGAAGGAAGCAGCCGTGTTCAACGAAGACTTCCGTAACAACAACTACGACCTGCACATTCAGCCGAACCAGGTCATCACCGGTGATGCGGCGTATGGGACGGACCGTTTGTATAACTGTGAGCGGGTTGCTGCGTCGATCAACCACTGCTACGAGGAGTTGGACAAGCTGATCAAGGAAGCGCGGGTTGAGATGGACCCGGCTGAGCGCAGCGCGATCTTTGAAGAAGCGAACCAGTTCTTGTGGGAGAACTATGTCGGTATCTACCCGGCTGATGTGAATTATGACTACGCGGTGCGTACCAACGTGCAGGGGTTCGTGATGCCTCCGTCTGCTACCCCGCGTTTCGACCAGGTCTACCTCGCCGGCTAA
- a CDS encoding CoA transferase, protein MTASFSEGSFLTGIRVLELADEVGEYCGKVLAGLGADVIKVEPPGGERTRNYGPFYEDVVDPERSLYFWHYNFGKRSVVIDLDSEEGRRSYERLARSSDVIIDTRARGDMDARGLGFDQLRVANPELVYARVSPFGDDGPWSDFKGSDIVHLALGGVMMNCGYDPLPDGTYDTAPIAPQMWQAYHVTGENAAIGIVAALYYRLHSSRGQLLSTAVHEAVSKNTEMDVPNWIYRRASHNRLTCRHSFPTAAGAAGARLPATPRLAQTKDDRWILPYSTYLPGSTSPVVGLRNLFASRGIDSELNSTDFDDPAYIRQAEGARRADKAIAKLVGSLDFDEDLWLDAQRSGLTWAPIRRPEENVGDPHWAQRDTFFEVEHPEFDATFTEIGAKWRAPGLPWRTGPRAPRLGEHTEEILTNPEARRPRPTWVGAPPRAIEGTERSPMGTPWALGGVRVLDLGWLLASAGAGRFLSALGAEVVKVEHSSKIDMMRPAGALAPLGLRAERDAATRPIEPIPTESLNRGGAFMENNTGKRAISLNLKTAEGIAILKQLVADSDVLIEGYSPGTLERMGLGYDVLKELNPALVYVQQSGMGEGTYGRVRSFGPTAQALSGISDMSGLPDPQPPAGIGYSYLDWFGAYQAALAMVAGLFRQRATGEGCWIESSQVESGIYATGTAVLDYSANGRSWQRIGNRSPFKLAAPHGAYRVAGKDRWIALSAFTEAEWHALTEVLERPLWRKDARFATLAKRAEHQDELDALVAESTAPWDGVELMQALQAAAVPAGICQTAQDRCEWDPQLAHLGWLAEFNQSEIGRWPAKTPPTKFSETPGYQGGIVDRHGPNYGEDNDYVYRDLLSMTAEQIEELTARGVF, encoded by the coding sequence ATGACGGCGTCCTTCAGCGAAGGCAGTTTCCTTACGGGCATTCGTGTTCTCGAACTGGCCGACGAAGTCGGCGAGTACTGCGGCAAGGTCCTTGCAGGTCTTGGCGCCGACGTCATCAAGGTTGAGCCGCCCGGCGGCGAGCGAACTCGCAACTACGGCCCGTTCTACGAGGACGTCGTCGACCCTGAGCGTAGCCTGTACTTCTGGCACTATAACTTCGGTAAGCGCAGCGTCGTCATCGACCTCGACAGCGAGGAAGGCCGACGCTCCTACGAGCGATTGGCCCGCTCGAGCGATGTCATCATCGACACCCGCGCCCGCGGCGACATGGACGCGCGAGGGCTCGGTTTTGACCAACTCCGGGTGGCCAACCCGGAACTCGTCTATGCGCGGGTCAGCCCGTTCGGTGACGACGGCCCGTGGTCCGACTTTAAAGGCAGTGATATCGTGCACCTCGCCCTCGGCGGCGTCATGATGAACTGCGGATACGACCCGCTCCCCGATGGCACGTACGACACCGCCCCCATAGCTCCGCAGATGTGGCAGGCCTATCACGTGACCGGCGAGAATGCCGCGATCGGGATTGTGGCTGCCCTCTACTACCGCCTGCACTCTTCGCGGGGGCAACTGCTCAGCACCGCCGTGCACGAGGCCGTCTCGAAGAACACCGAGATGGACGTACCCAACTGGATCTACCGCCGGGCAAGCCACAATCGCCTGACCTGCCGGCACTCGTTCCCGACGGCTGCGGGCGCCGCCGGGGCACGCCTTCCCGCCACGCCGCGGCTCGCCCAGACCAAGGATGATCGCTGGATTCTGCCCTACAGCACCTACCTGCCCGGTTCGACCTCTCCCGTCGTTGGGCTGCGCAACCTCTTCGCCTCGCGCGGCATCGATAGTGAGCTCAACAGCACCGACTTCGATGATCCGGCGTACATTCGGCAGGCAGAGGGGGCCCGACGGGCCGACAAAGCCATCGCGAAGCTCGTGGGGTCGCTCGACTTCGACGAGGACCTGTGGCTTGATGCCCAGCGCTCAGGCCTCACCTGGGCACCGATCCGCCGCCCTGAAGAGAATGTCGGCGACCCTCACTGGGCCCAGCGCGACACCTTCTTCGAGGTGGAGCATCCTGAGTTCGATGCGACCTTCACCGAGATCGGCGCCAAGTGGCGTGCCCCGGGACTCCCCTGGCGCACCGGCCCGCGCGCCCCGCGCCTCGGTGAGCACACAGAGGAAATCCTCACGAACCCCGAGGCTCGCCGGCCGCGTCCCACCTGGGTGGGCGCCCCGCCGCGGGCGATTGAGGGAACCGAGCGGAGCCCGATGGGCACCCCGTGGGCGCTGGGTGGCGTGCGAGTCCTCGACCTCGGCTGGCTGCTCGCCAGCGCGGGTGCCGGGCGGTTCCTGTCTGCCCTGGGCGCAGAGGTCGTCAAGGTGGAGCACTCGTCGAAGATCGACATGATGCGTCCTGCCGGGGCGCTTGCGCCCCTTGGCCTTCGCGCCGAGCGCGATGCTGCCACCAGGCCCATCGAGCCCATCCCCACCGAGAGCCTGAACCGTGGTGGGGCGTTCATGGAAAATAACACCGGTAAGCGCGCCATCAGCCTCAATCTGAAGACTGCAGAGGGGATCGCGATCCTCAAGCAGCTCGTCGCTGATTCGGACGTGCTCATTGAGGGCTACTCGCCGGGCACGCTCGAGCGCATGGGGCTCGGCTACGACGTGCTGAAGGAGCTCAACCCGGCCCTCGTGTACGTGCAGCAGTCGGGCATGGGTGAGGGCACCTACGGGCGCGTGCGCAGCTTCGGCCCCACCGCGCAAGCGCTGTCAGGCATCAGCGACATGTCGGGCCTGCCCGACCCGCAGCCGCCCGCAGGCATCGGCTACTCGTACCTGGACTGGTTCGGCGCGTATCAGGCCGCACTCGCGATGGTGGCCGGGCTCTTCCGCCAGCGCGCAACGGGTGAGGGGTGCTGGATCGAGTCGTCCCAGGTGGAGTCGGGCATCTACGCCACCGGTACCGCGGTACTGGATTACTCTGCCAACGGGCGCTCGTGGCAGCGCATCGGTAACCGTTCGCCATTCAAGCTCGCCGCGCCTCACGGGGCCTACCGGGTGGCCGGGAAGGATCGGTGGATCGCGCTCAGCGCCTTCACCGAAGCCGAATGGCACGCGCTCACCGAGGTGCTCGAGCGTCCGCTGTGGCGCAAGGATGCGCGCTTTGCAACGCTGGCAAAGCGCGCGGAACACCAAGACGAATTGGATGCCCTCGTGGCAGAGTCAACCGCTCCATGGGACGGCGTCGAGCTCATGCAGGCTTTGCAGGCCGCCGCTGTTCCCGCGGGGATTTGCCAGACCGCTCAGGACCGGTGTGAGTGGGATCCGCAGTTGGCTCACCTGGGGTGGCTTGCCGAGTTCAACCAAAGCGAGATCGGTCGCTGGCCGGCGAAGACACCCCCGACAAAGTTTAGCGAGACGCCCGGCTACCAGGGCGGCATCGTCGACCGCCATGGTCCGAACTACGGCGAGGATAACGACTACGTGTACCGGGACCTGCTGAGCATGACCGCCGAGCAGATCGAGGAGCTGACCGCACGCGGGGTGTTCTAA
- a CDS encoding CaiB/BaiF CoA-transferase family protein yields MTSTHGPLHGVRVIELAGIGPGPHAAMLLADMGADVVRIDRPGRPYASDTAPLLRGRRRILLDVRQPGGRAELMELIEHADVLIEGYRPGVTERLGIGPDHCLARNPRLVYGRVTGWGQDGPLAHTAGHDINFISVTGVLHAVGRGGGERPVPPLSIVGDFGGGSMLLVVGVLSALFHAQRSGEGQVIDAAMVDGASLLVQMMWGQLATGAWVDKPGSNLLDGGAPFYDTYTCADGRFVAVGAIEAPFYAALLRGLGADRGDLPEQMDRERWPELRARFAEIFATKTRDEWCAVFDGTDACVTPVLAFGEVVEHPHVAARGTVTTETGIPQAAPAPRFSRTGLTLPSASTLLEEEGVRTILSEWAR; encoded by the coding sequence ATGACGAGCACTCACGGCCCTCTGCACGGCGTCCGCGTTATTGAACTGGCGGGTATTGGCCCGGGCCCGCACGCGGCCATGCTGCTCGCCGACATGGGGGCGGACGTGGTGCGTATCGATCGCCCCGGTCGCCCGTACGCCAGCGACACCGCTCCGCTCTTGCGCGGCAGGCGGCGCATACTGCTGGACGTTCGCCAGCCCGGGGGGCGCGCGGAACTGATGGAATTGATTGAGCACGCGGATGTGCTGATCGAGGGGTATCGCCCCGGCGTCACCGAGCGTTTGGGCATCGGCCCTGACCACTGCCTCGCGCGAAACCCGCGTCTCGTCTACGGACGCGTGACGGGGTGGGGGCAGGACGGCCCCCTGGCGCACACGGCCGGGCACGATATCAACTTCATCTCTGTCACCGGTGTTCTTCACGCCGTGGGCCGGGGTGGGGGAGAGCGTCCGGTACCGCCGCTGAGTATCGTCGGTGACTTCGGCGGAGGCTCGATGCTGCTCGTCGTAGGCGTGCTATCGGCGCTTTTCCATGCCCAGCGCTCCGGTGAGGGCCAGGTCATTGACGCCGCCATGGTGGATGGCGCGAGCCTGCTCGTGCAGATGATGTGGGGCCAGCTCGCCACGGGGGCCTGGGTCGACAAGCCCGGCAGCAACCTCCTCGACGGTGGGGCACCGTTCTACGACACCTACACCTGCGCCGACGGCCGCTTTGTCGCCGTCGGGGCGATCGAAGCGCCGTTCTACGCGGCTCTCCTGCGCGGTCTCGGTGCGGACCGCGGCGACCTTCCAGAGCAGATGGACCGCGAGCGCTGGCCCGAGTTGCGCGCTCGCTTCGCCGAAATCTTCGCCACTAAGACGCGCGACGAATGGTGCGCTGTTTTCGATGGCACGGACGCCTGCGTGACGCCCGTGCTCGCGTTTGGTGAGGTGGTGGAGCACCCGCATGTCGCCGCGCGAGGCACGGTCACCACGGAGACCGGGATCCCCCAAGCAGCTCCCGCGCCACGCTTCTCGCGCACGGGACTGACCTTGCCGTCCGCCTCGACCCTGCTGGAGGAGGAAGGCGTGCGCACGATCCTGTCCGAATGGGCGCGCTAA
- a CDS encoding ABC transporter permease, whose protein sequence is MALKPHKTARKRPKSLFALFCAFVLGLYVLVALVGPFFVDYDPMAADLYNRLLPPGAVTTDGTVAVFGTDQMGQSILAQVIVGARTSLIVSLLAVLMALVVGSIVGVLAGYVGGKLDAILMRIVDMQMAFPTILLAILVAGVLGQSVLNVVIALAVANWIVYARVLRSQVLTITGREFVESTRALGAGHWHILRRCVVPGCTSPILVIATVDIGSMILSEASLSFLGLGVPAGTASWGRTIFNGQSYLDSAWWISAIPGLALTIVVVALGFVGDYLRDRTDPRTVK, encoded by the coding sequence ATGGCGTTGAAGCCGCACAAGACGGCACGCAAGCGCCCCAAATCTCTTTTCGCTTTGTTCTGCGCGTTCGTTTTGGGGCTGTACGTCCTCGTCGCGCTGGTCGGTCCGTTCTTCGTTGACTACGATCCGATGGCCGCAGACCTCTACAACCGTCTGCTTCCACCGGGAGCCGTGACCACGGACGGTACCGTTGCCGTCTTCGGCACCGACCAGATGGGTCAGAGCATCCTGGCGCAGGTGATCGTGGGTGCGCGCACCTCGCTGATCGTCAGCCTGCTCGCTGTGCTGATGGCACTGGTCGTCGGATCGATCGTGGGCGTGCTCGCCGGATACGTCGGCGGCAAGCTGGACGCCATCCTGATGCGCATCGTCGACATGCAGATGGCCTTCCCCACGATCCTCCTCGCGATCCTGGTGGCGGGTGTCCTAGGTCAGAGCGTCCTGAACGTCGTGATCGCCCTGGCTGTCGCCAACTGGATCGTGTACGCGCGCGTGCTGCGCAGCCAAGTGCTTACGATCACCGGTCGTGAGTTCGTGGAATCGACCCGAGCGCTCGGAGCCGGTCACTGGCACATTCTCCGTCGTTGCGTTGTGCCGGGATGTACCTCCCCGATCCTCGTGATCGCCACAGTTGACATCGGCTCCATGATCCTGTCGGAGGCGTCGCTGAGCTTCCTTGGCTTGGGTGTTCCCGCGGGAACGGCCAGCTGGGGTCGAACGATCTTCAACGGTCAGAGCTACCTGGATTCGGCCTGGTGGATCTCGGCGATCCCCGGCCTGGCGTTGACCATCGTGGTCGTGGCCCTCGGTTTTGTCGGCGACTATCTGCGTGATCGTACGGACCCTCGGACGGTGAAGTGA
- a CDS encoding LacI family DNA-binding transcriptional regulator produces MGTSSDSPQVRRVTAAEIARRAGVTAATVSYVMNGRPGVSDATRYKILNLAEELGYIPSALSVRLRSRHTRVIGAVLNDIAKSPFHDTEIAGGVIDAARTMGYEVFIANTGRDHSRLKVVLQAMADRGVDGILTTILEEGDADLIRSLRKAHLPYVQITRRLPLVEADFVGTDSETAATDLMDHLIGVHGYRDLVLMGGPQRSSASKEREAGNQRAAETHGVKIAPTDRLSCELSEADSYRATMEMLKRRRIPRAIVCGADVIAWGALAALRDRGLRVPADVAVTGFGGREFLVSDASRLTTLQVPRQSIAVQAVSLLINRISGNGGAYRSVLLPSPLKLGNTCGC; encoded by the coding sequence GTGGGCACTTCATCTGACAGTCCGCAGGTTCGGCGTGTCACGGCGGCAGAAATTGCGCGCCGGGCAGGGGTGACCGCGGCGACGGTTTCTTACGTGATGAATGGGCGCCCGGGCGTTTCAGACGCCACGCGCTACAAGATTCTTAATCTTGCCGAGGAACTCGGGTACATCCCCAGCGCCCTCAGTGTGCGGCTACGTTCCAGACATACCCGGGTGATCGGAGCGGTGCTCAACGACATCGCCAAGTCGCCGTTCCACGACACCGAGATTGCCGGCGGGGTGATCGATGCGGCCCGCACGATGGGCTACGAGGTGTTCATCGCGAACACCGGCCGCGACCACAGTCGCCTGAAAGTCGTGCTGCAAGCGATGGCCGATCGCGGCGTCGACGGGATCCTGACGACCATTCTCGAGGAGGGTGATGCCGACCTCATTCGGTCGCTGCGTAAGGCGCATCTGCCCTACGTGCAGATCACGCGCCGCCTGCCTCTGGTGGAGGCGGACTTCGTGGGGACCGATAGCGAGACCGCGGCGACCGACCTCATGGATCACCTCATCGGGGTGCACGGTTACCGCGATTTAGTCCTGATGGGCGGGCCACAGCGGTCGAGCGCGTCCAAAGAGCGTGAAGCAGGTAACCAGCGCGCTGCCGAAACGCATGGGGTGAAGATTGCACCTACCGATCGGTTGAGCTGCGAGCTCAGCGAGGCGGACAGCTATCGCGCCACCATGGAGATGCTCAAGCGGCGGCGGATCCCGCGGGCGATTGTCTGCGGCGCCGATGTGATCGCCTGGGGTGCTCTCGCGGCACTGCGAGACAGGGGCCTCCGTGTCCCCGCGGATGTCGCGGTGACCGGGTTCGGTGGGCGAGAATTCCTCGTCAGTGACGCGTCGCGGTTGACCACTCTTCAGGTGCCGAGGCAGAGCATCGCCGTGCAGGCGGTGAGCTTATTGATTAATCGAATCAGTGGCAACGGCGGGGCCTATCGCAGTGTGCTCCTGCCCAGCCCGCTCAAACTCGGGAACACCTGCGGCTGCTAA
- a CDS encoding ABC transporter ATP-binding protein encodes MSKTADSNVNAAGSVLVVQDLVVELNSKQDVIRVVDGVSFEVGAGETLAILGESGSGKSVTGMALMGLLPKRATHHVGGSVTLDGLDLLSCTPAQVRELRAQGIALVFQDALSALNPTTRVGDQIGELFRRRRGYSRADSRAAAVELMEKVGIPDARTRSRDYPHQLSGGMRQRVVIAMAVALNPRVLIADEPTTALDVTVQAQIMDLLAALQQDYGMAMLLVSHDLGVVADVADRVAVMYAGRIVEYGPLREVYDTPGHPYTRGLLESIPRMDVKADVLPAIPGTPPSPIAKPPGCAFAPRCPMATDLCREEEPALRVVTEGHTSACHFTEIVRGL; translated from the coding sequence ATGAGCAAGACAGCTGACTCGAACGTGAACGCAGCGGGCTCCGTGCTGGTCGTCCAAGACCTCGTGGTGGAGCTCAACTCCAAGCAGGATGTCATCCGCGTCGTTGACGGGGTGTCCTTCGAAGTGGGCGCAGGCGAAACGCTTGCAATCCTCGGCGAGTCCGGGAGCGGCAAGTCCGTCACGGGTATGGCGCTGATGGGGTTGCTCCCCAAACGGGCCACTCACCACGTCGGGGGCTCGGTCACTCTCGACGGACTGGACCTACTGTCGTGCACCCCCGCCCAGGTCCGGGAGCTTCGGGCGCAGGGTATTGCCCTGGTTTTCCAGGATGCCCTCAGTGCGCTGAACCCGACCACGCGTGTCGGCGACCAGATCGGTGAGCTTTTCCGGCGTCGGCGTGGCTACTCTCGTGCGGATTCCCGGGCAGCGGCGGTGGAGCTGATGGAGAAGGTCGGAATCCCCGATGCGCGCACCCGGTCACGTGACTACCCGCACCAGCTCTCCGGGGGTATGCGACAGCGCGTGGTCATCGCCATGGCTGTGGCGCTGAACCCCCGCGTGCTGATCGCCGATGAACCCACCACTGCGCTCGATGTCACCGTGCAGGCGCAGATCATGGACCTGCTCGCTGCCTTGCAGCAGGACTACGGCATGGCCATGCTGCTGGTCAGTCACGACCTGGGAGTGGTGGCCGACGTGGCAGACCGCGTTGCGGTGATGTACGCAGGCAGAATCGTGGAGTACGGGCCATTGCGTGAGGTGTACGACACTCCTGGCCATCCGTACACCCGAGGTTTGCTGGAGAGCATCCCGCGGATGGATGTGAAAGCCGACGTTTTGCCGGCGATCCCTGGCACCCCGCCGTCGCCCATCGCGAAGCCCCCGGGGTGTGCATTTGCCCCGCGTTGCCCGATGGCGACCGACCTGTGTCGCGAAGAAGAACCGGCGCTGCGCGTCGTGACTGAGGGGCACACGAGTGCGTGCCACTTCACTGAGATTGTCCGAGGTCTGTGA